Proteins found in one Rhodospirillales bacterium genomic segment:
- a CDS encoding deoxyribodipyrimidine photo-lyase — MIDPQRVMRLNERGVRDGAYVLYWMQQSQRASGNLALDLAVREANERRLPIVVGFGLTADYPDANARHYTFMLQGLQDVTARLRERGIGFVVRTGSPDAVALALAGDAALVVCDCGYLRHQRAWRQRVAEQARCAVVQVEHDVVVPVELVSSKSEHAARTIRPKILRHRDHFIAAPEHADRAPDRPSVDIGLASDIDLADVPRAVASLGVDDSVRPVRRFTGGTGEARARLRSFLNDRLAGYAEGRNEPADWQCSFMSPYLHFGHVAPAEVALAGREAAGRMEDRAAYLEELIVRRELSCNYVRFQPHYDRYESLPPWARETLRRHAADRRDHVYATPDLEAAATHDPYWNAAMREMVHTGFMHNYMRMYWAKKILEWSPTPEAAFSTALALNNKYFLDGRDANSYANIAWCFGLHDRAWTERPVFGKVRYMNAGGLKRKFDMDRYMEAVNALVAAERR, encoded by the coding sequence ATGATTGATCCGCAACGCGTGATGCGCCTCAACGAACGCGGCGTGCGGGACGGCGCATACGTTCTCTACTGGATGCAGCAATCGCAGCGCGCCTCCGGCAACCTCGCCCTCGATCTCGCCGTCCGCGAAGCGAACGAGCGGCGGCTTCCGATCGTCGTCGGGTTCGGCCTCACCGCCGACTACCCGGACGCCAACGCCCGCCACTACACCTTCATGCTGCAGGGCCTCCAGGACGTGACGGCACGGTTGCGGGAGCGCGGCATCGGCTTCGTGGTCAGGACAGGCAGCCCCGACGCGGTGGCGCTGGCTCTGGCCGGAGACGCAGCGCTCGTGGTCTGTGACTGCGGCTACCTGCGTCACCAGCGGGCGTGGCGGCAGCGGGTTGCCGAACAGGCGCGCTGCGCGGTGGTCCAGGTGGAGCACGACGTGGTGGTGCCGGTTGAACTGGTGTCGAGCAAGAGCGAGCACGCCGCCCGCACCATCCGCCCGAAGATCCTGAGGCACCGGGACCATTTCATTGCAGCGCCAGAGCACGCAGATCGGGCGCCGGATCGGCCGTCCGTCGACATCGGCCTCGCCAGCGACATCGACCTTGCAGACGTCCCGCGTGCGGTGGCGTCTCTCGGGGTCGATGACAGCGTGCGGCCTGTCCGACGGTTCACCGGCGGCACCGGCGAAGCCCGAGCGCGCCTCAGGTCATTCCTGAACGACCGGCTCGCCGGTTATGCGGAAGGCCGCAACGAGCCCGCCGATTGGCAGTGCTCATTCATGAGCCCGTACCTGCACTTCGGACACGTCGCGCCGGCGGAGGTGGCGCTCGCGGGCCGCGAGGCGGCAGGGCGGATGGAGGACAGGGCGGCGTATCTGGAGGAGTTGATCGTACGCCGCGAATTGTCCTGCAATTATGTGCGCTTCCAGCCTCACTACGACCGATATGAGTCGCTGCCGCCCTGGGCGCGCGAAACGCTGCGACGGCACGCAGCCGACCGCCGCGACCATGTTTACGCAACTCCGGACCTGGAAGCGGCCGCCACCCACGATCCCTACTGGAACGCGGCGATGCGGGAAATGGTCCACACCGGATTTATGCACAACTACATGCGCATGTACTGGGCAAAGAAGATCCTGGAGTGGTCGCCTACTCCCGAAGCTGCGTTCTCGACCGCTTTGGCGCTCAACAACAAATACTTCCTCGACGGCCGCGACGCGAACTCCTACGCCAACATCGCATGGTGTTTCGGTCTGCATGACCGGGCCTGGACGGAGCGGCCCGTGTTCGGCAAGGTCCGCTACATGAACGCGGGCGGCCTCAAACGCAAGTTCGACATGGATCGCTACATGGAGGCCGTGAATGCTTTGGTCGCCGCCGAACGACGGTGA